GATCGAGTTCAAACGGCGGGCATACGCTGGGAAGGAATCAACGGATTCGATGGAGTTTCGCGTCGTCGGTGTCCGCAACGAGGACACCGACGACTACCACCTGTACGTGACGAATCTGCCCGATGAGTTCACTCCAAGGCAGGTCGGGGCGCTGTACGGGTTGCGGTGGGAAGTGGAGTTGGTGTTCCGGGAACTGAAGTCGCTGTATGGGCTGGAGAAATTCCAGACGAGTGATCCAGCGATCGTGGAGCTGTTAGTGGTGGCGGCTCTGCTGACGCTGACGGTCAGCAGAGCCTTGCTCGGGGTGTTTCAGGAGCTGTTCCCAGAGACAGTGTTTCCGCGAGAACGCTGGGCGAAGACCTTCCGGTCTCTCGCCCAGCTCATGCTCGAAGATCTGGCCCAGTCGTTCGGCCATCCACCGCCGAACCTGTCGGAACTGCTGTTTCGTGACGCCCGCCAACCAGAGAAATCGCGGCTCTTACTCAACGAACGAGTAGCTGAGGCCTTCAGGAGGCGATCCAGTGCTTAACCGAACACCAATGCCAGATCCACACAAACGGCAGCACTAATGGGCCAAGACCGATTCCCGTCATTGTGAGACTCGTTGCAAGTCCTTGATAAGAATCAAACCATTGAGGCGTGAGTGAAACTGTAATAGTAAACGCGGTCCCCCCTGTGATGCCAAGAAGTGAAAATACTACAACAACACCAGGGTATGAGTTGACAATTTGAAGCAGTACGATAGCAGCTATGAGGCCGACACCGACTATCACGAGGACCGGTCGAAGAGAGAACCTGGCGGCGAACACGCCAAATAGCCCACCAACCATGAGAAAGACTGCAGTTGTGATCGAAAAAATCGATGACACTTGTAACTGAGTAAGGTTGAAGATTGTTGCAAGGCGATCTGCATAGACGGTGAAGGTAAATATAGTCCCCCAGATCATCGTGAGGACGCAAATACCAAGTCCGACAATTAGCCACCCTTGCGTGGAATCAAGTGCTTCTTGGTGAGCTGTTGGTTCTTTGGTTCCTGTCATAATCTCAGTACCTCACAAAGCATCCTCGCCTAGCTGTCTCTGAAGCCTGAGTTCTGTGGCGGAGCGGTTGGACTGGCGGTTTCGACGAGAGAATCATGGACGGATCGGCGGAGAGCCGTCGCTGTCGGCGGCGGCTGCCGCCGACGCGACAGCGTCGCCACTCCCACCGTTGGCTAGCCCGGACGGGAGTTACCGGTGGAACCGGTCGTCCGGTGGCCGGTTCGCGGGGACGGCCCGACGCGTCGCGAGGGCCGTCCACGCTGCCCGTCGGATCATGTTGATGAACTCCTTGAATGGCCACTGCCAGAGGCGACGCCCGCCTCGGCGGGGCGTCGCCACGTACTCCCAGTGCAGATACCGCCACACGTTCTGTAACAGCAAGCTCACCACGACGTACAGCAGCCGTACAACCGGATTTTGTGTCGAGGTCGTCGCAATCGTTTGCTCGGAGAGTCGGTAGCTCGCCTCGATACCGAAGCGTTTCGCGTAGTGGTATCGAGCGTCTCGTGGTGAGTCGATGAAGGGCGCGTCAGCGGCGTAGCCGTGACGCGCCACGCCATGTTCGTCGTACCGTCCGTTCTGGTAGGTACAGTCGATGTAGACGGGAAACTCGACGGTCCAGCTGTGACCGTCGAGTTTCGCTGTCAGACTGTGCTGAATCACGCGACTCCACCCTTCCGAGAGTTCTCGCTTGATCGCCCGTCCCCAGCGGACGATCGGCATGACGTAGGCGTGGTTGTGCGCCTGAAGCAGCGTCAAACACTTGCTGTCGTAGAATTCGCGGTCAAGATAGACGGCCTTGACACCGAGGTCAAGGCCGTCGAGAATACCGAGGAACTCTGCGAGGACACTGCTGGCGGTGTCGCCGTCTTCGAGACGGCGCACCGCCAGCGTGTAGCGTTTGTTCTTCACGCGTGCGTACAGTGTCGCGTACGCGTGAAACGCGGTGGTTCCACGCTTCGCTTGTGAGTGATACAGGCCGTCTGTATCGTCTTCGTCGCCGTAGTAGGGCCGCAGGTGGAGGTCTGCGCAGACCTCCACCTGCTGGGGAAGGACGTCGAGAACGTCTTTCTGGAGGAGCGTGTTCCCGATTTGTTCGAGCGTCTCGAGGTCGAA
This genomic stretch from Haloferax volcanii DS2 harbors:
- a CDS encoding ISH3 family transposase; this encodes MSNNQQTDDEIHEDQLLNFLVNSLDEEVALSLAENAELDAEDIYEVLVGACADGTSVSTLCKRSEDAPHENSVLYHLRTKFDLETLEQIGNTLLQKDVLDVLPQQVEVCADLHLRPYYGDEDDTDGLYHSQAKRGTTAFHAYATLYARVKNKRYTLAVRRLEDGDTASSVLAEFLGILDGLDLGVKAVYLDREFYDSKCLTLLQAHNHAYVMPIVRWGRAIKRELSEGWSRVIQHSLTAKLDGHSWTVEFPVYIDCTYQNGRYDEHGVARHGYAADAPFIDSPRDARYHYAKRFGIEASYRLSEQTIATTSTQNPVVRLLYVVVSLLLQNVWRYLHWEYVATPRRGGRRLWQWPFKEFINMIRRAAWTALATRRAVPANRPPDDRFHR
- a CDS encoding MFS transporter; this translates as MTGTKEPTAHQEALDSTQGWLIVGLGICVLTMIWGTIFTFTVYADRLATIFNLTQLQVSSIFSITTAVFLMVGGLFGVFAARFSLRPVLVIVGVGLIAAIVLLQIVNSYPGVVVVFSLLGITGGTAFTITVSLTPQWFDSYQGLATSLTMTGIGLGPLVLPFVWIWHWCSVKHWIAS